The proteins below come from a single Cryptococcus neoformans var. neoformans JEC21 chromosome 14 sequence genomic window:
- a CDS encoding amidase, putative: MLWEEAVSTKRRERESKLPPKWLIPSDQLPPSDVLNVQNVPETLGCLSEREIGITGAGVSEILSKIASRQWTSREVTEAFAHRTTIAHQLLNPITEVNFETAFSQADYLDEYLAREGKTIGPLHGLPISCKDSCDVEGLDTTMGYSAWVGSKAKKDCVMIASLRAAGAIPFVKTNLGHTLMMGETVNHLFGRSLNPWNRSLTPGGSSGGEAALLAFRGSPVGWGTDIGGSIRLPSASTNLYGLRPSPGRVSYRGLADTFLGQEAVRCVLGPMGQSPSDLELLMSVYMASKPWNNDPDVIPLEWKKPSDALAERPCCFAYINGDEFVTPHPPIQRALKHVIERLRKAGHQVVEWQGPLAKNAGRLMLDFWTADGGEEVRHRVAASGEPMIPEVAQLLRMTPESDFVPPTVSQTWRNQHERDLCARQFLDHWQDSACWSGCGEIIDGLIIPAAPFLARPHGADLPSSKWGVFEHTYADFQPLFQLSTGSFPSGLFQDPSIDLPLKGFTPRSDLDKVVQALYSDPEEWRGAPIGFQLVGRRLEEEKVLAMLQQVQKALE, encoded by the exons ATGTtatgggaagaagccgTCTCGACAAAACGCAGGGAAAGGGAATCAAAACTGCCACCCAAATGGCTCATCCCTTCAGATCAACTACCACCAAGCGATGTCCTCAATGTCCAAAATGTACCTGAAACTCTAGGTTGTCTCTCAGAAAGGGAAATCGGGATAACAGGAGCCGGAGTTTCGGAAATCTTGAGCAAAATCGCCAGCCGCCAATGGACGTCGAGGGAAGTGACTGAAGCTTTTGCCCATCGAACCACTATTGCCCACCAGTTGCTGAATCC CATTACCGAGGTGAATTTTGAGACCGCGTTTTCTCAGGCAGATTACCTTGACGAATACCTCGCTCGAGAGGGAAAGACGATCGGTCCATTGCACGGCCTTCCAATCTCATGTAAA GATTCTTGCGACGTAGAAGGTCTCGACACAACCATGGGCTACTCTGCTTGGGTGGGGAGTAAAGCTAAGAAAGATTGTGTCATGATTGCATCAT TACGAGCTGCAGGAGCAATCCCATTTGTGAAAACCAATCTCGGTCATACACTTATGATGGGCGAAACCGTTAACCATTTATTTGGACGATCGCTCAATCCCTGGAACAGATCTCTTACCCCCGGaggcagcagcggcggtGAGGCAGCTCTTCTCGCTTTTCGTGGAAGTCCAGTAGGCTGGGGAACAGATATCGGTGGAAGCATCCGGCTACCTTCAGC GTCGACTAACCTGTACGGTCTGCGACCTTCTCCCGGGCGAGTATCGTATCGCGGCTTGGCGGACACATTCCTCGGCCAAGAGGCCGTTCGATGCGTCCTGGGGCCCATGGGTCAGTCACCTTCTGACCTCGAATTGCTCATGTCTGTCTACATGGCCTCAAAGCCATGGAACAACGACCCGGATGTAATCCCACTCGAGTGGAAGAAACCAAGTGATGCGCTGGCCGAGAGACCTTGTTGTTTTGCTTATATTAACGGCGACGAATTC GTCACACCGCATCCTCCAATCCAACGAGCTCTCAAACATGTTATTGAAAGACTACGAAAAGCTGGGCACCAAGTAGTAGAGTGGCAAGGTCCGCTCGCCAAAAATGCCGGTCGTTTGATGCTAGATTTCTGGACTGCTGAcggtggggaagaag TTCGCCATCGAGTTGCTGCCTCAGGGGAACCTATGATCCCTGAAGTAGCCCAACTACTCCGCATGACCCCAGAATCCGATTTTGTACCCCCAACTGTCAGTCAGACATGGAGAAACCAACATGAACGTGATCTATGCGCCAGGCAATTTTTGGATCACTGGCAAGATAGTGCCTGTTGGTCAGGCTGTGGAGAGATCATTGATGGTTTAATCAT TCCTGCAGCCCCATTCCTTGCTCGACCTCATGGAGCAGATCTACCCAGTTCCAAATGGGGAGTGTTTGAACACACCTATGCCGACTTTCAACCTCTTTTCCAACTGTCTACAGGTTCATTTCCGAGTGGCCTGTTCCAAGATCCAAGCATCGACTTGCCATTGAAAGGGTTCACTCCAAGGAGTGACTTGGATAAAGTGGTACAAGCCTTAT ATTCTGACCCAGAAGAATGGCGAGGTGCACCTATTGGATTTCAGCTGGTAGGACGACgattggaggaggagaaagttCTAGCCATGCTGCAGCAAGTGCAAAAAGCTCTAGAGTAG
- a CDS encoding expressed protein, with protein sequence MSPSTSATGLTSLHRGTNSKDANAIRRTQRAPTSCMQCTKRKIRCSRTVPCTQCVGRAEGHRCRRELVLVKGKELRGGQDEVKEDSPISVEQLLAENRELRRQLAEQKYRQSGDTLASTGYDRSIARTFVSSHEVEGESGDTINDLEKMAAVMLLLEIGRSREGNADTFEFAKLQQSQPWSFPRLFVTPSLPTLPSTFLSTRLVTFAVEALGFLHGTIHGPSFLQKHRRFIEEKDSQGILFMGTAWLSFYFSQLTLALHHLPPLTTDAWGICDPKSLAQLWFNTSLQLLWSSDFMVSPDIMSLHTICALSCVFYAYGPPVFGSILTAAGVRLAQTLQINQIHDETLCKSAEKMDPCRIHGVTTTHIAGGPDMLDREIRRRLWWFLLYRDWLSLPAGFPYIVAAESLQSPDPLNLSDHHLVSHGPVVVPPVCLPTTASFHLARTRIARLTHQFFIAYRSLERHDPKRYDVVRSTDASFASLFEDMPFFNPGGDGQNSSSPEVASWLPFARHLVLSLVAHKRLLLFRDHFAMAFSNSTYCEARDMCVARALEILDIRRAYPQPSYLIPEMSSHWAAAANVLALDLVYTPSSRQWSPENRALRIADVGELLSVLKVNESCDSHTSKIVTQVETLFALDQCLREGSYDENASALLVSQSVILPPEEEQEIFPQFLADDISFANIFNELRHDLENEAETNGLW encoded by the exons ATGAGCCCATCTACCTCCGCGACTGGCTTGACATCCCTCCATCGAGGTACAAACTCCAAAGATGCAAATGCAATCCGCCGCACCCAACGAGCTCCTACTAGCTGTATGCAGT GTACCAAACGCAAGATACGGTGTTCAAGGACAGTACCATGTACCCAATGTGTGGGACGAGCAGAAGGGCATCGCTGTCGCAGAGAACTTGTTTTAGTCAAGGGGAAAGAGCTGCGGGGAGGGCAAGACGAGGTAAAAGAAGATAGCCCTATATCGGTGGAGCAATTACTAGCGGAAAATCGTGAGCTCCGTCGGCAGTTGGCGGAACAGAAGTATCGACAGTCTGGCGACACATTGGCAAGTACAGGGTATGATCGGTCTATAGCTCGGACATTTGTCTCCAGTCATGAAGTCGAAGGTGAATCGGGGGACACCATAAATGATCtagagaagatggcggcAGTGATGCTGTTGCTGGAAATAGGGAGAAGCCGGGAAGGGAATGCCGATACATTTG AATTTGCCAAGCTACAACAGTCTCAGCCTTGGTCTTTCCCTCGTCTGTTTGTCACTCCGTCACTCCCTACTCTTCCGTCAACCTTCCTTAGCACTCGCCTTGTCACTTTCGCGGTCGAAGCTCTCGGCTTCCTTCATGGGACTATACATGGCCCgtctttccttcaaaaACACAGGAGGTTTatagaagaaaaggatagTCAAGGGATTTTATTTATGGGTACAGCATGGTTGAGTTTCTATTTCAGCCAACTAACACTAGcgcttcatcatctgccCCCCTTAACGACTGACGCTTGGGGCATCTGTG ACCCCAAATCACTGGCACAACTTTGGTTCAATACATCACTTCAACTGTTATGGTCCTCCGATTTCATGGTATCCCCGGATATTATGTCCCTCCATACAATCTGCGCCCTGTCATGCGTGTTCTACGCCTATGG TCCCCCGGTTTTTGGAAGCATTTTAACCGCCGCTGGTGTACGTCTTGCCCAGACATTGCAGATTAATCAAATCCACGATGAAACCTTGTGTAAATCAGCTGAAAAAATGGACCCTTGCCGCATACATGGTGTAACTACCACTCATATTGCTGGAGGTCCGGATATGCTTGATAGAGAGATTCGGAGAAGATTATGGTGGTTCCTTTTGTATCGCGATTG GCTTTCATTACCTGCCGGATTCCCTTATATTGTAGCAGCGGAATCGCTACAATCTCCTGATCCACTCAACCTATCAGATCACCATCTCGTATCCCACGGTCCAGTCGTGGTGCCCCCCGTTTGTTTACCAACAAcagcttcttttcatctggCCAGAACGCGCATCGCACGATTAACGCATCAGTTCTTCATTGCCTACCGTTCACTTGAGAGGCACGACCCGAAACGGTATGACGTGGTTCGAAGCACCGATGCTAGTTTTGCAAGTCTTTTTGAGGATATGCCTTTCTTCAATCCTGGCGGTGACGGGCAaaattcatcttcccctgaAGTTGCTTCTTGGTTACCGTTTGCACGTCATTTGGTATTAAGCTTGGTTGCGCATAAGAgacttctcctcttcaggGATCATTTTGCCATGGC ATTTAGCAACTCGACCTACTGTGAGGCGAGGGATATGTGTGTGGCCAGAGCTTTAGAGATCCTCGATATCCGGCGAGCCTATCCCCAACCTTCTTACCTCATCCC GGAGATGTCATCCCACTGGGCCGCAGCAGCCAATGTACTAGCTTTAGACTTAGTTTACACACCGTCTTCCAGACAATGGAGCCCAGAGAACAGGGCACTTCGCATCGCCGATGTGGGGGAGCTACTTTCAGTCCTCAAGGTAAACGAGTCATGCGATAGCCATACGTCAAAGATTGTCACTCAGGTAGAGACATTGTTCGCCCTTGACCAATGTTTGAGAGAAGGGAGTTATGATGAAAATGCATCGGCTTTACTTGTCAGCCAGTCGGTGATTTTGCCTcctgaggaggagcaggaaaTATTCCCCCAGTTCTTGGCTGATGATATCTCGTTTG CAAACATATTTAACGAGTTGAGACATGACTTGGAGAATGAAGCCGAAACTAACGGTCTATGGTGA
- a CDS encoding hexose transport-related protein, putative, which yields MAPGHSVSSKFVFAEYQNNAHPQWWKDPGMRRGNLVILLYMVAQATGGYDKSLINNLQSIPTWEAVVGHPTGSALGVVTAMLSIGVIVGSPFFGWLSDWRGRKITMFIGSCIMLVGAILQAAATNRDFFIGGRFLIGFGVAGTLCSGPLLASEIAHPRQRSVVASFYNTFWYVGSIICAWLSFGTAYLSNDWAWRIPCIGQAVPALILVCIGMWLPESPRYLMKKNRTDEALAILARYHANGDESDPLVQFELQEIKQTLDAEAMYETKGWIKPWLDLVSTGSNRYRMFIITIMVIGIDWCGTSITSYYLSTILSSVGITSATQQTGINGGLQVFNWLTSVAGAMLVERLGRRALWLTSFGGMLAVNVPFGACSALYAKRGDLAAGRAVVALVFLYNGFYNIGCNPLPYAYAVEILPYNIRAKGLAFEVAFDASQGVLGQWTNPIAMDALGWKFYFVYTAFLVLIVLAVYFTFPETKGLTLEEIKEVFGDRDSVNPAVPDDYDPAEAKSDDAKVDIKDVPVTVTR from the exons ATGGCTCCAGGTCACAGCGTATCAAGCAAGTTCGTTTTCGCTGAATACCAGAACAATGCCCATCCACAATGGTGGAAAGATCCTGGGATGAGACGAGGCAACCTTGTCATACTGCTTTACATGGTAGCTCAAGCGACGGGTGGCTATGACAAAAGTCTCATCAACAACTTACAAAGTATTCCTACCTGGGAAGCCG TCGTGGGTCATCCTACTGGATCCGCATTGGGTGTCGTCACCGCTATGCTGTCCATCGGTGTCATAGTT GGTTCACCGTTTTTTGGTTGGTTAAGTGATTGGAGAGGCCGGAAAATTACTATGTTCATCGGTTCCTGTATCAT GCTGGTCGGTGCTATTCTACAAGCTGCAGCGACTAATAGAGACTTTTTCATTGG TGGTCGATTCTTGATTGGTTTCGGTGTCGCTGGGACCTTATGTTCAGGCCCGCTTTTAGCCTCTGAAATT GCACACCCTCGTCAGCGTAGTGTCGTCGCGTCATTTTATAACACGTTCTGGTACGTCGGCAGTATTATCTG CGCTTGGTTATCTTTTGGAACTGCCTACCTTTCCAATGACTGGGCATGGAGGATCCCCTGCATTGG ACAAGCTGTGCCCGCACTCATCCTTGTCTGTATCGGAATGTGGCTTCCAGAAAGCCCCCGCTACCTAA TGAAAAAGAATCGTACAGATGAAGCTCTGGCAATTTTGGCTCGTTACCACGCCAACGGTGACGAATCTGATCCTTTGGTACAATTCGAATTGCAAGAAATCAAACAAACGCTCGATGCTGAGGCGATGTACGAGACTAAAGGATGGATCAAACCTTGGCTCGACCTCGTTTCGACCGGTTCGAACCGGTACAGGATGTTTATCATTACCATTATGGTTATCGGTATTGACTGGTGTGGAACATCAATAACCTCCTACTAT CTATCCACTATTCTGTCTTCTGTAGGTATCACATCTGCAACCCAACA AACTGGGATT AACGGCGGTCTTCAAGTCTTCAACTGGCTTACTTCGGTCGCCGGTGCCATGCTCGTTGAACGCCTTGGTCGTCGGGCCCTTTGGCTGACCAGCTTTGGAGGAATGCTTGCAGTTAATGTACCATTCGGAGCTTGCAGCGC GTTATACGCTAAGCGCGGCGATTTAGCTGCTGGTCGAGCTGTAGTTGCCTTGGTATTTCTCTATAACGGGTTCTACAACATTGGCTGTAATCCCTTACCATACGC TTATGCTGTCGAGATCTTGCCATACAACATCCGTGCAAAGGGGTTGGCATTTGAGGTTGCTTTTGACGCTTCTCAAGGTGTTTTGGGGCAATGGACAAATCCCATCGCTATGGATGCTCTGGGATGGAAATTCTATTTCGTCTATACCGCATT TCTCGTGCTCATCGTGCTCGCTGTCTACTTTACATTCCCCGAAACAAAAG GCCTCACTCTTGAGGAGATTAAGGAAGTTTTTGGAGATCGAGACTCAGTGAATCCCGCCGTACCAGACGACTATGACCCTGCCGAGGCAAAGAGCGACGATGCCAAAGTCGACATCAAGGATGTACCTGTAACAGTTACTAGATAA
- a CDS encoding expressed protein has protein sequence MSLDEIPPLPETVADGRPSSDDEDSLEDEGPPELIFPPFPKLPSGASLIPFSESEVKGAWIPPFSANREEDGKNFATPHDHQGLPLVEMERPYTGLNHTFEERERHKKMKRRAANDRKKENPNATQTTRSKMKKASESRLKEEDCWKIGDPLSGWHEPAGTSSTRFEISSPPFSRLIHATADFIRSRDAELQYKYNKRLFDIIRDLFGIRTSYIGRHWPGSGPNATIYASRRRRYETGLAPVLLPSQRYGQYGNRPPRLEETCVLLREPENSVRQFLTFARKEVETAWEFEPALKLATMTAAFISFLAHHNVFPEPALHSAFKKAAAIARSGPAKLIRARELENILVRGTRWNRASWAVWGGSHSGPEPGGPEKESQWGSLSTEFQASEEKTKPENPDEAETGDSDEAGGWTVDEILDKRLDPPTKEDAINAVHSLIQPFSIDDIHLIQNIEFSNRIIIAVLPPQPAEAGAPAYISKCYRIVTIKSPLQPTFKKSLPIQTNRDDAEDGDGEEETDKEQNTPEPEELIIWVEAEDFAGKNGGIGYVGMSLQGRWGLMGLKEDKDKSAKYDQWWAFKASDFVLPAM, from the exons ATGTCCCTAGACGAAattccccctcttcccgaGACCGTCGCCGACGGCAGGCCATCatctgatgatgaggacagcctcgaagatgaaggtccTCCCGAGCTAATTTTCCCCCCATTTCCCAAACTTCCGTCTGGCGCTTCTTTGATTCCTTTCTCGGAGTCAGAAGTCAAAGGCGCTTGGATTCCTCCATTTTCCGCGAAtcgggaagaggatggcaaGA ACTTTGCTACTCCTCACGACCACCAAGGTCTTCCTCTCGTGGAGATGGAGCGCCCATACACCGGCCTTAACCATACTTTTGAAGAGCGTGAGAGACACAAGAAAATGAAACGTCGTGCCGCCAATGAtcgaaaaaaggagaaTCCTAATGCCACTCAAACTACGAGGTCAAAGATGAAAAAGGCCTCTGAATCACGtttgaaggaggaagactgTTGGAAAATTGGAGACCCTTTGTCGGGCTGGCATGAACCCGCCGGTACCTCCAGCACCCGGTTTGAAAT TTCGTCTCCCCCGTTCTCCCGCC TTATTCACGCTACAGCCGATTTCATTAGATCCCGCGATGCCGAATTGCAGTACAAATACAACAAGCGCCTCTTTGACATT ATCCGAGACCTGTTTGGTATCCGAACCTCTTACATTGGACGCCACTGGCCTGGGAGCGGACCCAACGCGACAATATATGCCAGCAGGCGGAGGCGATATGAGACTGGTCTCGCGCCAGTgcttctcccttctcaacGATACGGGCAGTACGGTAACAGGCCGCCTAGACTGGAGGAAACTTGTGTCTTGCTTAGAGAGCCTGAAAACAGCGTCCGTCAATTTTTGACTTTTgcaaggaaggaagttgAAACAGCATG GGAGTTTGAACCGGCTCTTAAGCTTGCTA CCATGACCGCTGCTTTCATCTCATTCTTGGCTCACCACAATGTCTTCCCTGAACCTGCCTTGCATTCAGCATTCAAGAAAGCTGCTGCTATTGCTCGATCCGGTCCAGCAAAGCTCATCCGAGCCCGGGAATTGGAGAACATTCTGGTCCGAGGGACTCGTTGGAATAGAGCCAGCTGGGCTGTTTGGGGAGGTTCTCATAGTGGACCTGAACCCGGTGGCCCTGAGAAGGAAAGCCAATGGGGATCACTCTCTACGGAGTTTCAAGCCTCTGAAGAGAAGACTAAGCCTGAAAATCCTGACGAAGCTGAAACTGGAGACTCTGACGAAGCAGGCGGCTGGACTGTTGATGAAA TCCTTGACAAGCGCCTTGACCCGCCTaccaaggaagatg CTATCAACGCTGTCCATTCACTTATCCAGCCCTTCTCAATTGATGACATTCACCTCATTCAAAACATCGAGTTCTCCAAccgtatcatcatcgcaGTGTTGCCTCCTCAGCCAGCTGAGGCCGGTGCTCCTGCTTATATCTCCAAATGTTACCGAATTGTCACCATCAAATCCCCCTTACAGCCGACATTTAAGAAATCGCTCCCTATCCAGACCAACCGTGATGACgcagaggatggagacGGTGAGGAAGAAACAGATAAGGAGCAGAATACTCCTGAACCTGAGGAGCTGATTATCTGGGTGGAGGCTGAGGATTTCGCAGGCAAGAATGGAGGTATAGGGTATGTTGGGATGAGCTTACAGGGACGTTGGGGTTTGATGGGCCTCAAGGAAGATAAGGACAAGTCTGCCAAATATGACCAATGGTGGGCATTCAAGGCTTCAGACT TTGTGCTCCCCGCCATGTAA
- a CDS encoding chitin synthase, putative, whose translation MPNISRKPPPSFYPPSHSPSPSLYAPIQSTPAPSYDHHVNNNTLNPFSDAREVGAYAQLQGEEPINSAPLYQPPYAPQLLVAQPTPVSARLPFFEAALARARGIQTPNLPEAPTPTYAQPLPSYLPPPDPNHPDLSVGLTQANTIRYAIDPRSHLREESRSPSPFMDDSFVYNDATHLHNVEPDVENALLGSGMGYEPEKRVESSMGFNDYDGDLSVPQSFGGRPPSWEQGGILDEKAEMSTTKHFGPAPAGRVGRRAHNAAGYRRIKQSATLDENGFFAIEMNIPTRLAQFLPIKGVEEQKTTRYTAITTDPDDVPAAGFRLRQNITSPPRQTELFIVITMYNENAELFCRTLYGVMKNIAHLCGRKNSRVWGKDGWQKVVVCIVADGRKAVNPRVLDCLAALGVYQEGAMTNTVKDRPVTAHVFEYTTSFALDGDLHFKYPDKGIVPCQIIFCMKEKNAKKINSHRWFFNAFAPLLSPNVCILLDVGTQPAPKSIYHLWKAFDVNSNVGGACGEIATFKGKTWRSLLNPLVAAQAFEYKMSNILDKPLESLFGYCTVLPGAFSAYRWIALQNNGDGRTGPLASYFAGEQLNTGKADTFTGNM comes from the exons ATGCCTAACATATCACGCAAACCTCCTCCGAGTTTCTACCCTCCCTCTCACTCGCCCTCGCCTTCTCTCTATGCCCCCATACAATCAACCCCTGCACCCTCTTATGACCACCACGTCAACAACAATACCTTGAATCCATTCTCCGACGCACGTGAAGTCGGTGCATATGCTCAACtccaaggagaagagccaATAAATAGCGCACCTTTATACCAGCCTCCGTATGCTCCCCAACTACTCGTCGCTCAACCAACTCCTGTTTCTGCTCGCCTTCCGTTTTTTGAAGCTGCGCTTGCCCGCGCGCGCGGCATTCAAACACCCAACTTACCAGAAGCCCCGACTCCAACTTACGCCCAACCTTTACCTTCCtatcttccacctcccGACCCCAATCACCCTGATCTATCTGTTGGTTTGACTCAAGCCAATACAATTCGCTACGCAATCGATCCAAGGTCTCATTTGAGGGAAGAATCTCGCTCTCCTTCGCCGTTCATGGATGACAGCTTCGTTTATAATGACGCTACTCATCTTCATAACGTTGAACCGGACGTCGAAAATGCTTTGCTCGGAAGTGGAATGGGTTATGAACCCGAGAAACGGGTCGAATCTTCGATGGGCTTCAACGACTATGATGGCGATCTCTCAGTCCCCCAGTCATTTGGCGGCCGACCCCCTTCATGGGAGCAGGGCGGTATATTGGATGAAAAAGCGGAAATGTCGACTACTAAGCATTTTGGGCCTGCGCCTGCAGGTCGAGTCGGTCGGCGAGCGCACAACGCTGCGGGGTACCGGAGGATCAAACAATCAGCCACCCTCGATGAGAATGGTTTCTTTGCCATCGAGATGAACATCCCCACTCGACTGGCACAATTTCTACCTATCAAGGGAGTAGAAGAGCAAAAGACTACAAG GTATACTGCGATTACCACCGACCCAGATGATGTCCCAGCAGCAGGCTTCCGTCTTCGGCAGAACATAACCTCTCCACCCCGACAGACTGAACTCTTCATCGTGATCACAATGTACAATGAAAACGCCGAGCTCTTTTGCCGAACACTTTATGGAGTCATGAAAAATATTGCCCACCTATGTGGGCGTAAGAACTCGAGGGTCTGGGGCAAGGATGGTTGGCAAAAG GTCGTCGTTTGCATTGTTGCGGACGGTCGTAAGGCAGTCAACCCCCGCGTCCTCGATTGTTTAGCTGCACTCGGAGTATACCAAGAAG GTGCAATGACGAACACAGTAAAGGATCGACCGGTCACAGCGCATGTTTTCGAATACACGACCAGTTTTGCTCTTGATGGTGATTTACACTTCAAATATCCAGACAAAGGCATTGTTCCATGCCAGATTATCTTTTGcatgaaagagaaaaat GCCAAAAAGATCAACTCCCATCGATGGTTCTTTAACGCCTTCGCGCCCTTGCTATCA CCAAATGTCTgcattcttcttgatgtGGGAACGCAACCAGCTCCGAAATCCATCTATCATCTTTGGAAAGCATTTGATGTCAACTCTAATGTTGGTGGTGCCTGTGGAGAAATTGCAACCTTCAAGGGCAAAACTTGGAGAAGTTTATTGAACCCCCTTG TCGCCGCTCAAGCCTTTGAATACAAGAT GTCCAACATCCTCGACAAACCTTTGGAGAGTCTTTTCGGATACTGTACTGTTTTGCCTGGTGCTTTCTCCGCCTACAGG TGGATTGCTTTGCAAAACaatggggatgggagaaCGGGACCGTTGGCGAGTTATTTTGCTGGTGAACAGCTCAATACTGGAAAGGCAGACACATTCACTGGTAATATGTGA
- a CDS encoding adenosine kinase, putative: MSQSPLIVCIGNPLLDITVGPDEGPAYLARYALKPNDAILADDSHMPIYDDIVTNARVSYVAGGAAQNAARAASYVHPANAVAYIGSVGDDDLKNTLQKANEAEGVLSAYQIQPPPARTGACAVILSGHNRSLCTTLRAAEQFTPSHLAQPEIAKLIDTAKYFYIEGYFLTHGIESALEIAKNASSKGKVVALNLSAPFIPQFFKVQLEELLPHVDILIGNESEAAAFATASGMADAPLADVATALAALPKSNTSRPRLIVITQGADSTLVASSSPSTSAGNVKTSDANPKTYPVSKLADDQIVDTNGAGDMFAGGFLGTLALGKDLDDAIEVGHKLGQMCVGQNGPKLVYPRVNVL; encoded by the exons ATGTCCCAGTCCCCCCTCATCGTCTGCATCGGCAACCCCCTC CTCGACATCACCGTCGGCCCCGACGAGGGCCCCGCCTACCTCGCCCGGTATGCCCTCAAGCCCAACGACGCCATCCTCGCCGACGACTCCCATATGCCCAT CTACGACGACATCGTCACCAACGCCCGCGTCTCCTATGTCGCCGGCGGTGCCGCCCAGAACGCTGCCCGTGCCGCCTCT TACGTCCACCCCGCCAACGCGGTCGCCTACATCGGCTCCGTCGGCGACGACGACCTGAAAAACACCCTCCAAAAGGCCAACGAGGCCGAGGGCGTCCTCTCGGCGTACCAGATCCAGCCTCCCCCCGCCAGGACGGGCGCCTGCGCCGTCATCCTCTCCGGCCACAACCGTTCTCTCTGCACCACCCTCCGTGCCGCCGAGCAGTTCACCCCCTCCCACCTCGCCCAGCCCGAGATCGCCAAGCTCATCGACACCGCCAAGTACTTTTACATCGAAGGCTACTTTCTCACCCACGGTATCGAGAGCGCCCTCGAAATCGCCAAGAATGCGTCCTCCAAGGGCAAGGTCGTCGCCCTCAACCTGTCTGCCCCGTTCATCCCCCAGTTCTTCAAGGTCCAGCTCGAAGAGCTCTTGCCCCATGTCGACATTTTGATCGGTAACGAGAGCGAAGCCGCTGCCTTTGCGACCGCCTCTGGCATGGCC GACGCCCCCCTCGCCGACGTCGCCACCGCCCTCGCCGCCCTCCCCAAATCCAACACCTCCCGACCCCgtctcatcgtcatcaccCAAGGTGCCGACTCCACCCTCgtcgcctcctcctccccttccactTCCGCCGGCAACGTCAAGACCTCGGACGCCAACCCCAAGACGTACCCCGTCTCCAAGCTGGCAGACGACCAGATCGTCGACACCAACGGTGCCGGCGACATGTTTGCCGGTGGCTTCTTGGGCACCTTGGCGCTTGGcaaggatttggatgaCGCGATCGAGGTCGGACACAAGCTTGGTCAGATGTGTGTCGGCCAGAATGGGCCCAAGCTTGTTTACCCCCGTGTCAATGTCCTCTAA